In one Melopsittacus undulatus isolate bMelUnd1 chromosome 4, bMelUnd1.mat.Z, whole genome shotgun sequence genomic region, the following are encoded:
- the LDHA gene encoding L-lactate dehydrogenase A chain encodes MSLKDQLIHNVHKQEQSHAHNKISVVGVGAVGMACAISILMKDLADELALVDVVEDKLRGEMLDLQHGSLFLRTPKIVSGKDYSVTAHSKLVIVTAGARQQEGESRLNLVQRNVNIFKFIIPNVVKYSPDCKLLIVSNPVDILTYVAWKISGFPKHRVIGSGCNLDSARFRHLMGERLGIHPLSCHGWIIGEHGDSSVPVWSGVNVAGVSLKALHPDLGTDADKEHWKEVHKQVVDSAYEVIKLKGYTSWAIGLSVADLAETIMKNLRRVHPISTVVKGMHGIKDDVFLSVPCVLGNTGITDVVKMILKPEEEDKLRKSADTLWGIQKELQF; translated from the exons ATGTCTCTCAAGGATCAGCTCATCCACAATGTCCACAAGCAGGAGCAGAGTCATGCCCACAATAAGATCAGTGTGGTTGGTGTGGGGGCAGTTGGAATGGCCTGTGCTATCAGTATCCTGATGAAG GACTTAGCTGATGAacttgcccttgttgatgtTGTGGAGGACAAGCTCAGAGGAGAGATGCTGGATCTCCAGCATGGCAGCCTCTTCCTTAGGACGCCAAAGATTGTCTCTGGCAAAG ATTACAGTGTGACTGCACACTCCAAGCTGGTCATCGTCACTGCTGGTGCCCGTCAGCAAGAAGGAGAGAGCCGCCTTAATTTGGTCCAGCGCAACGTGAATATCTTCAAATTCATCATTCCCAATGTTGTTAAATACAGTCCTGACTGCAAGCTGCTTATTGTCTCAAACCCAG TGGATATTTTGACCTATGTGGCCTGGAAGATCAGTGGCTTTCCTAAACACCGTGTTATTGGTAGTGGCTGCAATTTGGACTCTGCCCGTTTCCGCCACCTCATGGGAGAAAGACTGGGCATCCATCCTCTGAGCTGTCATGGATGGATTATTGGAGAGCATGGAGATTCCAGTG TACCTGTCTGGAGTGGAGTGAATGTTGCTGGTGTGTCCCTGAAGGCTCTTCATCCAGACCTGGGAACTGATGCAGACAAGGAACACTGGAAGGAGGTCCACAAGCAGGTGGTGGACAg TGCCTACGAGGTCATCAAACTGAAGGGGTACACGTCATGGGCTATTGGCCTTTCTGTGGCAGATCTAGCTGAAACTATTATGAAGAATTTGAGAAGAGTGCACCCGATTTCTACAGTTGTTAAG GGCATGCATGGAATAAAAGATGATGTCTTCCTGAGCGTTCCTTGCGTACTAGGCAACACTGGCATCACTGATGTAGTGAAGATGATCCTAAAACCTGAGGAAGAGGACAAATTAAGGAAGAGTGCAGATACACTCTGGGGGATCCAAAAGGAATTACAGTTTTGA